In Ignavibacteriales bacterium, a single window of DNA contains:
- a CDS encoding S8 family serine peptidase gives MQKLLTIISLIFIISAVQTAIAQPQKNFAQRRGLEIRQELAEAESLAVKLKMPLRATLEDGAGVAVHRVQNGLLIYRITDNINAAKTISTNKVWPTGGNGLALTGEGIILGEWDEGAPRSTHKELTGRILKTQGSNSDHSTHVAGTMIGTGLSANAKGMSYLGSLKAFNWDYDVTEMDTAGVLVSNHSYGAITGWRYGYPNAGAWNWWGDVTISTFEDYRFGFYDADARDFDQISINNPYYLICKSAGNDRDEGSSYQTTHYVRKNGVWVIETATRSRDGNDGYDCIGDAGVAKNILTVGAVEDITGGYNNPSGVVMSSFSCWGPADDGRIKPDIVANGVGLYSTLRATDSAYGSMSGTSMATPNASGSIGLLLHHQQRLHGSTLLRSSTMKAIILNTADEAGPNPGPDYMNGWGLMNTLKAAQLMTQDSIDGANSHIRELLLSQGDTIRFNILSDGTSPIRASICWTDPAGTPVAPALDPTNIMLKNDLDLRITKPRDNNVYNPWILNPTSPTAAATTGDNIRDNTEQISISPTERSVYTVQITNKGTLTGGSQYVSFVVSGNGKNLGPVFASYGSSYGYTMIPDSVVHDSVKIKNLGDSLLILKLSVPLVDQGWLVLEDDSIAIASLDSGYIKFEIQPNSLDTWTEYNSTITIEHNDSTTTPDIVTVNLNTLGSTAHKSISQHTYGIDLGEIVEDSFYIWNTGHIPLTFSIADTGKNLPNWLVIDPVDGSILPGDSLKVHLTLNEVDLPRDNYYSTVVIEHNDTQTESYTIPVSLYVGTQKIVSTDVTDFWNIVSLPVIAIDNRKTSLYPSALSNAWAYDGSYKAKDSLYPGSGYWLKFAAPETFPMTGYVFSSETLYVTSGWQMIGVLSSTILANTVTTEPPDLIISNFFGFDHGYEFADTLYAGKGYWVKTNDAGKIILSGSMPPPAKTLALDQLSDFNSLTFSDEAGNKQTLYFSVGKKPTRDISFYKLPPPAPEGSFDVRFASGSMLEVLDKNSSQTINIQSLSGYVVVNASLEQHNGPSIAFVDDAGRQYLFDENNHIVLNGVKSISVLNKGIEIPTEYSLDQNYPNPFNPTTIVSFDLPVDNFVTLKVYNALGQEVATLVNGYKEAGKYSFDFDASNLPSGTYIYKMTADKFSEVKKMVLMR, from the coding sequence ATGCAAAAATTATTAACAATTATATCGCTCATATTTATAATATCAGCAGTACAAACTGCTATCGCACAACCTCAAAAAAACTTTGCACAACGACGTGGTTTAGAAATTCGTCAAGAACTTGCTGAAGCAGAATCTCTCGCTGTGAAATTAAAAATGCCATTAAGAGCCACACTTGAAGATGGAGCCGGTGTTGCAGTCCATCGAGTTCAAAATGGTTTATTGATTTACAGAATAACTGATAATATTAATGCAGCAAAAACCATCTCAACAAATAAAGTTTGGCCTACAGGCGGTAACGGTTTGGCACTGACTGGTGAAGGTATTATACTAGGGGAATGGGACGAAGGTGCTCCGAGATCTACGCACAAAGAATTAACCGGAAGAATACTTAAAACCCAAGGCAGCAACAGCGACCACTCCACACATGTCGCTGGTACGATGATTGGAACAGGTTTAAGCGCGAATGCGAAGGGGATGTCTTATCTCGGATCTTTGAAAGCATTCAACTGGGATTACGACGTTACAGAAATGGATACGGCAGGTGTTTTGGTTTCGAACCATTCTTATGGAGCAATCACCGGTTGGCGCTACGGATACCCAAATGCCGGCGCATGGAATTGGTGGGGAGATGTAACAATCAGCACCTTTGAAGATTACAGATTCGGATTTTATGATGCCGACGCCCGCGATTTCGACCAGATATCAATCAACAATCCTTACTACCTCATTTGCAAATCTGCCGGAAATGATCGTGATGAAGGGTCTTCATATCAAACTACACACTATGTGAGGAAAAATGGTGTGTGGGTAATTGAAACCGCGACCCGCAGTAGAGACGGAAATGACGGTTATGATTGTATCGGTGACGCGGGTGTTGCAAAAAATATTCTTACCGTCGGTGCTGTCGAGGATATTACTGGTGGATATAACAACCCATCCGGTGTGGTTATGTCGAGTTTCAGTTGCTGGGGACCTGCAGATGATGGCAGAATAAAACCAGATATAGTTGCAAATGGCGTGGGATTATATTCAACACTCCGCGCTACCGATTCCGCTTATGGTTCAATGAGCGGCACATCGATGGCAACACCCAACGCATCAGGTTCAATTGGTTTGTTGCTGCATCATCAACAACGCTTGCATGGCAGCACACTATTGCGTTCTTCCACAATGAAAGCAATTATTTTGAATACTGCTGATGAAGCTGGTCCAAACCCCGGACCAGATTATATGAACGGTTGGGGATTGATGAATACACTCAAAGCTGCTCAACTTATGACTCAAGACAGCATTGATGGAGCTAATTCGCATATCAGAGAATTATTACTGAGTCAAGGCGACACCATTCGTTTCAATATTCTAAGTGATGGCACATCTCCGATCAGAGCATCTATTTGCTGGACCGATCCGGCCGGAACGCCTGTCGCGCCCGCACTCGATCCAACCAATATAATGCTGAAAAACGATCTGGATCTTCGAATTACCAAACCCAGAGATAATAATGTTTATAATCCTTGGATACTCAATCCAACATCACCTACTGCCGCCGCAACCACAGGTGATAATATTAGAGATAACACAGAACAAATTTCAATCTCACCTACAGAGCGATCTGTTTATACTGTCCAAATTACAAACAAAGGTACTTTAACAGGAGGTTCACAATATGTTTCTTTCGTAGTTAGCGGGAATGGTAAAAACTTAGGTCCTGTTTTTGCTTCATACGGATCAAGCTATGGATATACTATGATCCCTGATAGCGTTGTCCATGATTCTGTAAAAATAAAAAACTTAGGCGACTCGCTATTGATATTGAAGCTATCTGTTCCATTAGTAGATCAGGGATGGTTGGTGTTAGAAGATGACTCGATCGCGATTGCATCTCTCGATTCAGGATACATCAAATTTGAGATTCAACCTAATTCTCTCGATACATGGACTGAATATAACAGTACAATCACAATCGAACATAATGATTCCACAACAACTCCTGATATTGTCACGGTCAATTTAAACACACTCGGCTCAACAGCCCACAAGTCAATATCTCAACATACATACGGTATAGATTTAGGTGAGATTGTAGAAGATTCGTTTTACATTTGGAATACCGGTCATATCCCCCTCACCTTTTCAATTGCCGATACAGGCAAGAACCTTCCTAACTGGTTAGTAATTGATCCGGTTGATGGATCTATATTGCCCGGTGACAGTTTAAAGGTACATTTAACCTTAAACGAAGTAGACCTCCCTCGCGATAATTATTATTCAACCGTCGTGATTGAGCATAATGATACTCAGACAGAGAGTTATACAATACCCGTAAGTTTGTATGTCGGTACACAAAAAATTGTCTCCACCGATGTCACAGATTTCTGGAACATCGTATCATTACCGGTTATTGCAATCGACAACCGGAAAACATCCCTCTATCCATCAGCGCTTAGCAATGCATGGGCGTACGATGGAAGCTACAAAGCAAAAGATAGTTTGTACCCCGGCTCAGGATATTGGCTCAAGTTCGCGGCTCCTGAAACATTCCCTATGACCGGATATGTATTTAGTTCAGAAACTTTATATGTTACAAGCGGATGGCAAATGATTGGCGTTTTATCAAGCACGATTCTCGCAAACACTGTTACAACAGAACCACCAGATTTAATCATATCTAATTTCTTCGGCTTCGACCATGGCTATGAATTTGCCGATACGCTTTACGCCGGAAAAGGTTACTGGGTTAAAACGAACGATGCAGGTAAAATCATACTGTCGGGGAGTATGCCTCCTCCGGCAAAAACATTGGCACTCGATCAACTATCCGACTTTAACAGCTTAACTTTCTCGGATGAAGCTGGCAACAAGCAAACGCTTTACTTCAGTGTAGGTAAGAAACCAACACGAGATATCAGTTTCTACAAACTGCCTCCACCGGCACCCGAGGGTAGTTTCGATGTGCGATTCGCTTCGGGCTCTATGCTTGAGGTGCTTGATAAAAACTCATCTCAAACAATCAACATACAATCATTATCAGGTTATGTAGTCGTTAACGCATCGTTGGAACAACACAACGGCCCTTCCATCGCGTTTGTTGATGATGCCGGACGTCAGTATCTCTTTGACGAAAATAATCATATCGTTTTAAACGGAGTGAAATCTATTTCGGTGCTCAACAAAGGTATAGAAATCCCGACTGAGTACTCTTTAGATCAAAATTATCCGAATCCGTTCAACCCGACAACAATAGTCAGCTTCGATTTGCCGGTTGATAACTTTGTGACACTTAAAGTTTACAATGCACTGGGACAGGAAGTTGCCACGCTTGTTAACGGATACAAAGAAGCGGGCAAATATTCGTTTGATTTCGACGCAAGCAATTTACCGAGCGGAACATATATTTACAAAATGACTGCCGATAAATTCAGCGAGGTTAAGAAGATGGTGCTGATGCGGTAG
- a CDS encoding glycosyltransferase family 2 protein yields the protein MHENDREREQIPVNPPQNENFATPAAESQTPSRPQQSQQQTRQKQEERGRERHNRYRRQRPQGTDTERQQDTARELSILIPLFNEEQSLRELYDKIRNALNRNQRFEIIFVDDGSTDNSMRILHDLRHRDRRIKIIRFRRNYGKSAALSVGFNHAKGDIIITMDADLQDDPNEIPNLVNEIKKGFDLVSGWKKKRRDPITKTIPSKFFNFVVSKMTGIKLHDFNCGLKAYRKEVVKEIEIYGELHRYIPVLAHWRGFKIGEIVVQHYARKFGKTKYGLGRFWKGFLDLVTTLFTTRYLQRPLHFFGLWGLVFFLIGIGIDAYLVALKFVEGIALSNRPLFLGGILLTIVGVQIISIGLLGEMIAKTRPVNEKEYSIKEFWK from the coding sequence ATGCATGAAAATGACAGGGAGAGAGAACAGATACCAGTGAATCCACCTCAAAATGAAAATTTTGCCACACCTGCCGCAGAATCGCAAACACCTTCCCGCCCACAACAAAGTCAACAACAGACGAGACAAAAACAGGAAGAACGGGGAAGGGAACGGCATAACAGATATCGCAGACAGCGTCCTCAGGGAACAGATACAGAAAGGCAACAAGATACGGCGAGAGAGCTTTCGATTCTGATTCCATTGTTCAATGAAGAACAATCTCTGAGAGAACTCTATGATAAAATTAGAAATGCCTTAAACCGGAATCAAAGATTTGAAATCATCTTTGTTGATGATGGCAGTACTGATAACTCGATGCGCATACTTCATGATCTGCGACATAGGGATAGAAGGATAAAAATTATTCGCTTCAGAAGGAATTATGGAAAATCGGCAGCACTCAGCGTAGGATTTAATCATGCGAAGGGTGATATTATTATTACGATGGATGCCGATTTGCAAGATGATCCAAATGAGATTCCGAATCTTGTCAACGAAATTAAAAAAGGATTCGACCTCGTTTCCGGGTGGAAGAAGAAACGGCGAGACCCAATCACCAAAACGATTCCATCAAAGTTTTTCAATTTTGTTGTATCGAAGATGACCGGAATAAAACTTCACGATTTCAATTGCGGATTAAAAGCGTACAGAAAAGAAGTAGTCAAGGAAATTGAAATTTACGGAGAACTGCACCGTTATATCCCGGTTCTTGCACACTGGCGCGGATTTAAAATTGGTGAGATTGTTGTCCAACACTATGCAAGAAAATTTGGTAAAACAAAATACGGTCTCGGAAGATTTTGGAAAGGATTTCTTGATTTGGTGACCACACTATTCACCACGAGATATCTGCAACGTCCGCTTCATTTCTTTGGATTATGGGGATTGGTCTTCTTCCTCATCGGTATCGGTATTGATGCATACCTTGTAGCTTTAAAATTTGTTGAAGGGATTGCTCTAAGCAACAGACCGCTTTTCTTAGGAGGAATTCTCTTAACGATAGTAGGTGTTCAAATTATTTCAATCGGATTATTGGGAGAGATGATTGCAAAAACCCGACCTGTAAACGAGAAAGAGTACTCCATAAAAGAATTTTGGAAATGA
- a CDS encoding glycosyltransferase family 9 protein, whose protein sequence is MKQFSSKQIKSDCRYFRGDIPCKPHKLNGVHCVDSKGKSCKHYEPTDKRILIIKLGAIGDVIRTTPLLHKLKAVEPSAEIWWLTLTPDVVPGSVDVILPLNVQSIAILRSVSFDLLFNLDKDKEACALANQISARVKKGFILREGKCVPIDNDADHKYLTGVFDDLSKSNTKSYQEEIFEICGYKFSNEEYIMPSLINYNWKLPKNKKIIGLNTGCGGRWTSRLWAEKNWISLAKKLKKAGYIPLMLGGEQEHLKNQRLARESGALYFGHFPLNKFMSEVNQCDLVVTAVTMAMHLTIGLRKKIVLFNNIFNKHEFDLYGRGEVLEPDFDCNCFYSPTCANDCMQYLKVDKVFDACVRLLESKK, encoded by the coding sequence ATGAAACAATTTTCCTCCAAACAAATTAAATCTGATTGTCGGTATTTCCGCGGTGATATTCCTTGTAAGCCCCATAAGCTGAATGGAGTTCATTGTGTCGATTCAAAAGGTAAATCCTGCAAACATTATGAACCGACCGACAAACGGATTCTAATAATAAAATTGGGAGCTATCGGAGATGTAATCCGAACGACACCACTATTACACAAATTGAAAGCAGTTGAACCATCTGCAGAAATTTGGTGGCTCACCCTTACACCCGATGTTGTACCCGGGTCGGTTGATGTAATATTGCCGCTCAACGTTCAATCGATCGCGATATTAAGGTCGGTTTCTTTCGATCTATTATTCAATCTGGATAAAGATAAAGAAGCTTGTGCACTTGCCAATCAAATCTCAGCTCGTGTTAAAAAAGGTTTTATATTGCGAGAAGGCAAATGTGTGCCGATCGATAATGATGCAGACCATAAATATCTCACCGGTGTTTTCGACGATTTGAGTAAGTCTAACACAAAAAGTTATCAGGAAGAAATTTTCGAAATATGCGGTTACAAATTCTCGAATGAAGAATATATAATGCCTTCTTTGATAAATTATAACTGGAAATTACCTAAGAATAAAAAGATTATAGGTTTGAACACGGGTTGCGGAGGCAGATGGACTTCCAGACTATGGGCAGAGAAAAATTGGATTTCACTCGCGAAAAAACTGAAGAAAGCAGGATATATTCCGTTGATGTTGGGCGGTGAACAGGAACATCTGAAGAATCAAAGACTCGCGCGCGAAAGTGGGGCGCTTTACTTCGGGCATTTCCCTCTGAATAAATTTATGAGCGAAGTGAATCAATGCGATCTGGTTGTTACTGCCGTAACAATGGCGATGCATCTTACAATCGGTTTACGAAAAAAGATAGTGCTGTTCAACAATATTTTCAATAAACATGAATTCGATTTATACGGGCGGGGCGAAGTTTTAGAACCGGATTTTGATTGCAATTGTTTCTATTCGCCAACCTGTGCTAATGATTGCATGCAATACCTCAAAGTTGACAAAGTTTTCGATGCCTGTGTTCGCCTCCTCGAATCAAAAAAATAG